One genomic window of Punica granatum isolate Tunisia-2019 chromosome 1, ASM765513v2, whole genome shotgun sequence includes the following:
- the LOC116201081 gene encoding endoribonuclease Dicer homolog 2 isoform X2, whose translation MDAAAMEVDIDQHPPSDPLPFARCYQLEALDMALKQNTIVYLETGSGKTLIATMLLRSYAYQIRKPSPYIAVFLVPKVVLVSQQAEVLKMHTDLKVGMYWGEMGVDFWNAALWRQEIEKHEVLVMTPAILLHVLRHRFFKMEMIKVLIFDECQHASGKHPYACIMTEFYHHYLKSPNYEVPRILGMTASPIKTKGGQSESEYWQKLQCLETLMNSKIYTCESESVLANYVPFSTIKYKSYQKMGIPRGLLAQLGALLMRLKEKHKGEVARYDLEKSAADSTCKSIEQIYSTLMYCLEELGLWLAWKAADFLTRQEVEDLLWGKLDLTGEKILRHFCSEVFQELTTFVDSDAQWAIADDNKLKVATGYLASSRVVTLIESLLEYSHIKAIRCIIFVERIITASVLHSLLNELLHKHNSWRSKSIAGNSSGLLRQSRKLQQEIVEEFREGKVNIIVATSILEEGLDVQSCNLVIRFDPAPTVSSFIQSRGRARMQNSDFLLLVESGDASTYSRLGKFLASGEIMRKLSLSHASVPCQALDDDLYSEEIYRVESTGAVITLCSSVEMLYFYCSRLPSDGYFKPMPRFDIDKEMGICRIHMPKSCPVPPLRPICWPGNINTLRKIACFEACKQLHRYGALTDDLIPDVVVEDKQTTNAEKEPYDDEHPAYFPTELVNRLSKSNAYHFYVIQLLQQFSYDVRVQGLVLAMRSELEPGICFKLQADRGMLTANFKYAGSCSLTEEQVNCCRKFQSTLLSVLVEHNVTKLVEVLNSFNSGNSPGIDYLILPLKSGYPNEGTVDWEPVASVLFPSAEVSNSPSSGSNVSNEHIKGCCFHGRSCLVTKDGPVCSCLLQNSVVYTPHNGRIYCISGFLNSLNANSKLNMRDGSSVTYKQYYKERYGINLRCEEQSLLKGRHIFQAQNCLFWGRLRKEKEPSKAMVELPPELCQLIIAPISINTVYSYSFAPSIIHRLESLLMAANLKRMHLDHCVQNAVIPTTKVLEALTTKQCQEEFHLESLETLGDSFLKYAVSQHLFKSYGNHHEGMLSIKRERITSNAALCKLGCECNLPGFIRDEQFDPKNWIIPGYKSQSLLNEEFVFGRKMYVVGKRKIKMKRVADVVEALIGAYVSTGGETAGVMFLDWLGIKVDFGVSPYERGSSLNESLVNIKQLEALLGYSFNDPSLLVEALTHGSFMLPEIPRCYQRLEYLGDSVLDYLITVHLYSTYPRLSPGLITDMRSASVNNDCYALAAVKVELHKHLLHASQALHRDIANTLENSDKFASTIMYGWESETSFPKVLGDIIESLAGAILVDSGYNKQKVFDSIRPLLEPLVTPETLQLHPVRELNEICQKENYTLKKPTVSRDDNGISVTVEVEAGGKIYRHTSCADKKETAKRVASRAVLKSLKQASV comes from the exons ATGGACGCGGCTGCAATGGAAGTGGACATTGACCAGCACCCACCATCCGATCCTCTTCCCTTTGCCAGATG CTATCAGCTGGAGGCATTAGATATGGCACTCAAGCAGAACACTATAGTGTATTTAGAGACGGGTTCGGGCAAGACCCTTATAGCAACTATGCTCCTCAGAAGCTATGCCTATCAAATTCGGAAGCCTTCGCCCTACATTGCAGTGTTCTTAGTTCCCAAAGTTGTCTTGGTTTCTCAG CAAGCTGAAGTCTTGAAAATGCACACCGACTTGAAAGTCGGTATGTACTGGGGTGAAATGGGAGTCGACTTCTGGAATGCTGCTTTGTGGAGACAGGAAATAGAAAAACACGAG GTGCTTGTGATGACACCTGCTATATTGCTCCATGTGTTGAGGCATCGCTTCTTCAAGATGGAGATGATAAAGGTTCTGATTTTTGATGAATGCCAACATGCAAGCGGCAAACATCCATATGCTTGTATTATGACC GAATTCTATCACCACTATCTGAAATCACCGAATTATGAAGTTCCAAGGATTTTGGGTATGACTGCATCCCCCATTAAAACTAAAG GTGGCCAATCGGAATCTGAATACTGGCAAAAGCTTCAGTGTCTTGAGACATTAATGAATTCAAAG ATTTACACTTGTGAAAGCGAATCTGTCCTTGCCAATTATGTACCATTCTCAACAATAAAGTACAAATCCTATCAAAAGATGGGAATACCACGTGGCCTCTTAGCACAGCTAGGAGCTCTCTTAATGAGATTGAAGGAGAAG CATAAGGGGGAGGTTGCAAGATATGATCTCGAAAAATCTGCAGCTGATTCTACGTGCAAAAGTATTGAACAGATCTACTCTACATTAATGTACTGCTTAGAGGAACTCGGCCTCTGGTTGGCATGGAAG GCTGCGGACTTTCTCACGCGTCAAGAAGTTGAGGACTTGCTTTGGGGAAAATTGGATTTGACAGGCGAGAAGATTCTTAGACATTTTTGCTCGGAAGTCTTCCAGGAATTGACGACTTTTGTAGATTCAG ATGCACAATGGGCAATAGCTGATGACAATAAACTTAAAGTCGCTACAGGATATCTTGCTTCTTCTAGAGTTGTTACTCTTATTGAGTCTCTCCTTGAGTACAG CCATATCAAGGCCATAAGATGCATAATCTTTGTGGAGAGGATTATCACAGCCAGTGTGCTCCACTCTTTGTTGAATGAGCTCCTCCATAAACACAATAGTTGGAGGTCTAAATCCATTGCTGGAAATAGCTCGGGTTTACTCCGTCAGTCAAGGAAGCTACAGCAAGAAATTGTGGAAGAGTTTCGCGAGGGAAAG GTGAATATCATTGTTGCAACGTCCATTCTTGAAGAGGGTTTAGATGTCCAGAGCTGCAACTTGGTCATCAGATTTGACCCTGCCCCAACAGTTTCCAGCTTTATACAGTCTCGAGGTCGTGCTAGGATGCAGAATTCAGATTTTCTGTTGCTGGTGGAGAG TGGTGATGCTTCTACATACTCTCGTCTGGGGAAGTTCCTTGCTAGTGGAGAGATTATGAGAAAGTTGTCTCTGAGCCATGCTTCAGTTCCCTGCCAAGCTCTTGATGATGATTTGTACAGTGAAGAGATTTATCGCGTTGAAAGCACCGGAGCAGTCATAACTCTTTGTTCCAGTGTGGAGATGCTCTACTTCTACTGCTCGCGACTCCCTTCTGATGG GTACTTTAAGCCAATGCCAAGATTTGATATCGATAAGGAGATGGGCATTTGTAGAATTCATATGCCAAAGAGTTGCCCTGTACCACCTCTACGGCCCATCTGTTGGCCCGGTAACATTAATACACTGAGGAAAATAGCCTGTTTTGAAGCATGCAAGCAGCTTCACAGATATGGCGCTTTGACAGATGATCTCATTCCAGATGTTGTTGTTGAGGATAAACAGACAACAA ATGCCGAGAAAGAGCCATATGATGATGAGCACCCAGCTTACTTCCCTACTGAATTGGTTAATAGGCTCTCCAAGTCCAACGCATACCATTTCTATGTCATTCAATTATTGCAACAATTCAGTTACGATGTAAGAGTTCAGGGTCTGGTACTTGCTATGAGGAGTGAACTAGAGCCTGGTATTTGTTTCAAGTTACAAGCAGATAGGGGGATGCTGACTGCAAACTTCAAATATGCTGGGTCCTGCAGTCTCACAGAGGAGCAG GTGAATTGTTGCAGGAAGTTTCAGAGCACTCTTCTAAGCGTGCTCGTGGAACATAATGTCACTAAATTGGTGGAAGTTTTAAATAGTTTCAACTCTGGGAATTCACCTGGTATCGATTATTTAATCCTTCCATTAAAGAGTGGATACCCAAATGAAGGCACAGTAGATTGGGAACCTGTCGCCTCTGTACTGTTTCCATCTGCAGAAGTTTCGAATAGTCCCAGTTCAGGCTCGAATGTATCGAATGAACACATCAAAGGCTGTTGCTTCCATGGCCGTTCATGTCTTGTAACCAAAGATGGACCAGTCTGCTCTTGCTTGCTCCAGAATTCTGTGGTCTACACCCCTCATAATGGCCGTATATATTGCATCTCTGGTTTCTTGAACAGTCTAAATGCAAATTCAAAATTGAATATGAGGGATGGAAGTAGTGTAACATATAAGCAGTACTATAAAGAGCG GTATGGCATCAATTTGCGTTGTGAAGAACAGTCATTACTTAAGGGGAGACACATTTTTCAAGCGCAGAATTGTCTCTTCTGGGGACGGctaagaaaagagaaag AGCCAAGCAAAGCGATGGTTGAGCTGCCTCCAGAACTCTGTCAATTGATAATTGCTCCAATATCAATCAACACAGTGTACTCCTATTCATTTGCTCCATCGATTATCCACCGCCTTGAGTCATTGCTTATGGCTGCAAATTTGAAAAGGATGCATTTGGATCATTGTGTACAAAATGCTGTTATCCCGACTACCAAG GTGCTGGAAGCTCTTACAACTAAGCAGTGCCAAGAAGAATTTCATCTGGAATCTCTGGAAACTCTTGGTGACTCTTTCCTTAAATATGCGGTCAGTCAACATCTATTTAAGTCCTATGGAAATCATCATGAAGGCATGCTGAGTATCAAGAGGGAAAGAATAACTTCTAATGCTGCACTCTGCAAATTAGGCTGCGAATGCAATCTTCCG GGATTTATTCGCGACGAACAATTCGATCCAAAGAATTGGATTATTCCCGGATACAAATCTCAGTCTCTCTTAAACGAGGAGTTTGTTTTCGGAAGGAAGATGTATGTGGTGGGGAAAAGGAAGATTAAAATGAAGAGAGTGGCGGACGTGGTAGAGGCGTTGATTGGAGCATATGTTAGCACTGGGGGAGAAACAGCAGGTGTAATGTTTTTGGATTGGCTCGGTATAAAGGTGGACTTTGGGGTCTCACCATATGAAAGGGGAAGCAGCTTAAACGAGAGCCTTGTGAACATAAAGCAATTGGAGGCCCTTTTAGGGTACTCATTTAATGATCCTTCTCTGTTAGTAGAAGCACTGACGCATGGTTCTTTCATGCTTCCAGAAATTCCGAGGTGTTATCAG CGCTTGGAATATCTTGGTGACTCAGTTCTGGATTATCTAATCACGGTCCATCTTTACAGTACATACCCAAGGTTGTCACCGGGGTTAATAACTGATATGAGGTCTGCTTCCGTGAACAATGATTGTTATGCTCTCGCTGCAGTTAAGGTGGAATTGCACAAGCACCTTCTCCATGCCTCGCAGGCGCTGCATCGTGATATAGCCAACACCCTCGAGAACTCTGACAAGTTCGCATCGACAATTATGTATGGCTGGGAGTCTGAAACATCTTTTCCAAAG GTGCTTGGGGATATTATCGAGTCTCTTGCTGGTGCAATCCTGGTGGATTCGGGCTACAATAAACAGAAGGTGTTTGACAGTATTAGGCCTCTCCTGGAGCCACTGGTCACTCCCGAGACACTGCAGCTCCATCCAGTGAGGGAGCTGAACGAGATTTGCCAGAAGGAGAACTATACACTGAAGAAACCCACGGTGTCTCGGGACGACAACGGGATATCTGTAACAGTTGAGGTCGAGGCCGGTGGAAAAATATACAGGCACACTTCATGCGCTGACAAGAAGGAGACAGCCAAAAGAGTTGCCTCAAGAGCAGTCCTCAAGTCTCTTAAACAAGCTTCTGTGTGA
- the LOC116201081 gene encoding endoribonuclease Dicer homolog 2 isoform X1, with translation MDAAAMEVDIDQHPPSDPLPFARCYQLEALDMALKQNTIVYLETGSGKTLIATMLLRSYAYQIRKPSPYIAVFLVPKVVLVSQQAEVLKMHTDLKVGMYWGEMGVDFWNAALWRQEIEKHEVLVMTPAILLHVLRHRFFKMEMIKVLIFDECQHASGKHPYACIMTEFYHHYLKSPNYEVPRILGMTASPIKTKGGQSESEYWQKLQCLETLMNSKIYTCESESVLANYVPFSTIKYKSYQKMGIPRGLLAQLGALLMRLKEKHKGEVARYDLEKSAADSTCKSIEQIYSTLMYCLEELGLWLAWKAADFLTRQEVEDLLWGKLDLTGEKILRHFCSEVFQELTTFVDSDAQWAIADDNKLKVATGYLASSRVVTLIESLLEYSHIKAIRCIIFVERIITASVLHSLLNELLHKHNSWRSKSIAGNSSGLLRQSRKLQQEIVEEFREGKVNIIVATSILEEGLDVQSCNLVIRFDPAPTVSSFIQSRGRARMQNSDFLLLVESGDASTYSRLGKFLASGEIMRKLSLSHASVPCQALDDDLYSEEIYRVESTGAVITLCSSVEMLYFYCSRLPSDGYFKPMPRFDIDKEMGICRIHMPKSCPVPPLRPICWPGNINTLRKIACFEACKQLHRYGALTDDLIPDVVVEDKQTTNAEKEPYDDEHPAYFPTELVNRLSKSNAYHFYVIQLLQQFSYDVRVQGLVLAMRSELEPGICFKLQADRGMLTANFKYAGSCSLTEEQVNCCRKFQSTLLSVLVEHNVTKLVEVLNSFNSGNSPGIDYLILPLKSGYPNEGTVDWEPVASVLFPSAEVSNSPSSGSNVSNEHIKGCCFHGRSCLVTKDGPVCSCLLQNSVVYTPHNGRIYCISGFLNSLNANSKLNMRDGSSVTYKQYYKERYGINLRCEEQSLLKGRHIFQAQNCLFWGRLRKEKEEPSKAMVELPPELCQLIIAPISINTVYSYSFAPSIIHRLESLLMAANLKRMHLDHCVQNAVIPTTKVLEALTTKQCQEEFHLESLETLGDSFLKYAVSQHLFKSYGNHHEGMLSIKRERITSNAALCKLGCECNLPGFIRDEQFDPKNWIIPGYKSQSLLNEEFVFGRKMYVVGKRKIKMKRVADVVEALIGAYVSTGGETAGVMFLDWLGIKVDFGVSPYERGSSLNESLVNIKQLEALLGYSFNDPSLLVEALTHGSFMLPEIPRCYQRLEYLGDSVLDYLITVHLYSTYPRLSPGLITDMRSASVNNDCYALAAVKVELHKHLLHASQALHRDIANTLENSDKFASTIMYGWESETSFPKVLGDIIESLAGAILVDSGYNKQKVFDSIRPLLEPLVTPETLQLHPVRELNEICQKENYTLKKPTVSRDDNGISVTVEVEAGGKIYRHTSCADKKETAKRVASRAVLKSLKQASV, from the exons ATGGACGCGGCTGCAATGGAAGTGGACATTGACCAGCACCCACCATCCGATCCTCTTCCCTTTGCCAGATG CTATCAGCTGGAGGCATTAGATATGGCACTCAAGCAGAACACTATAGTGTATTTAGAGACGGGTTCGGGCAAGACCCTTATAGCAACTATGCTCCTCAGAAGCTATGCCTATCAAATTCGGAAGCCTTCGCCCTACATTGCAGTGTTCTTAGTTCCCAAAGTTGTCTTGGTTTCTCAG CAAGCTGAAGTCTTGAAAATGCACACCGACTTGAAAGTCGGTATGTACTGGGGTGAAATGGGAGTCGACTTCTGGAATGCTGCTTTGTGGAGACAGGAAATAGAAAAACACGAG GTGCTTGTGATGACACCTGCTATATTGCTCCATGTGTTGAGGCATCGCTTCTTCAAGATGGAGATGATAAAGGTTCTGATTTTTGATGAATGCCAACATGCAAGCGGCAAACATCCATATGCTTGTATTATGACC GAATTCTATCACCACTATCTGAAATCACCGAATTATGAAGTTCCAAGGATTTTGGGTATGACTGCATCCCCCATTAAAACTAAAG GTGGCCAATCGGAATCTGAATACTGGCAAAAGCTTCAGTGTCTTGAGACATTAATGAATTCAAAG ATTTACACTTGTGAAAGCGAATCTGTCCTTGCCAATTATGTACCATTCTCAACAATAAAGTACAAATCCTATCAAAAGATGGGAATACCACGTGGCCTCTTAGCACAGCTAGGAGCTCTCTTAATGAGATTGAAGGAGAAG CATAAGGGGGAGGTTGCAAGATATGATCTCGAAAAATCTGCAGCTGATTCTACGTGCAAAAGTATTGAACAGATCTACTCTACATTAATGTACTGCTTAGAGGAACTCGGCCTCTGGTTGGCATGGAAG GCTGCGGACTTTCTCACGCGTCAAGAAGTTGAGGACTTGCTTTGGGGAAAATTGGATTTGACAGGCGAGAAGATTCTTAGACATTTTTGCTCGGAAGTCTTCCAGGAATTGACGACTTTTGTAGATTCAG ATGCACAATGGGCAATAGCTGATGACAATAAACTTAAAGTCGCTACAGGATATCTTGCTTCTTCTAGAGTTGTTACTCTTATTGAGTCTCTCCTTGAGTACAG CCATATCAAGGCCATAAGATGCATAATCTTTGTGGAGAGGATTATCACAGCCAGTGTGCTCCACTCTTTGTTGAATGAGCTCCTCCATAAACACAATAGTTGGAGGTCTAAATCCATTGCTGGAAATAGCTCGGGTTTACTCCGTCAGTCAAGGAAGCTACAGCAAGAAATTGTGGAAGAGTTTCGCGAGGGAAAG GTGAATATCATTGTTGCAACGTCCATTCTTGAAGAGGGTTTAGATGTCCAGAGCTGCAACTTGGTCATCAGATTTGACCCTGCCCCAACAGTTTCCAGCTTTATACAGTCTCGAGGTCGTGCTAGGATGCAGAATTCAGATTTTCTGTTGCTGGTGGAGAG TGGTGATGCTTCTACATACTCTCGTCTGGGGAAGTTCCTTGCTAGTGGAGAGATTATGAGAAAGTTGTCTCTGAGCCATGCTTCAGTTCCCTGCCAAGCTCTTGATGATGATTTGTACAGTGAAGAGATTTATCGCGTTGAAAGCACCGGAGCAGTCATAACTCTTTGTTCCAGTGTGGAGATGCTCTACTTCTACTGCTCGCGACTCCCTTCTGATGG GTACTTTAAGCCAATGCCAAGATTTGATATCGATAAGGAGATGGGCATTTGTAGAATTCATATGCCAAAGAGTTGCCCTGTACCACCTCTACGGCCCATCTGTTGGCCCGGTAACATTAATACACTGAGGAAAATAGCCTGTTTTGAAGCATGCAAGCAGCTTCACAGATATGGCGCTTTGACAGATGATCTCATTCCAGATGTTGTTGTTGAGGATAAACAGACAACAA ATGCCGAGAAAGAGCCATATGATGATGAGCACCCAGCTTACTTCCCTACTGAATTGGTTAATAGGCTCTCCAAGTCCAACGCATACCATTTCTATGTCATTCAATTATTGCAACAATTCAGTTACGATGTAAGAGTTCAGGGTCTGGTACTTGCTATGAGGAGTGAACTAGAGCCTGGTATTTGTTTCAAGTTACAAGCAGATAGGGGGATGCTGACTGCAAACTTCAAATATGCTGGGTCCTGCAGTCTCACAGAGGAGCAG GTGAATTGTTGCAGGAAGTTTCAGAGCACTCTTCTAAGCGTGCTCGTGGAACATAATGTCACTAAATTGGTGGAAGTTTTAAATAGTTTCAACTCTGGGAATTCACCTGGTATCGATTATTTAATCCTTCCATTAAAGAGTGGATACCCAAATGAAGGCACAGTAGATTGGGAACCTGTCGCCTCTGTACTGTTTCCATCTGCAGAAGTTTCGAATAGTCCCAGTTCAGGCTCGAATGTATCGAATGAACACATCAAAGGCTGTTGCTTCCATGGCCGTTCATGTCTTGTAACCAAAGATGGACCAGTCTGCTCTTGCTTGCTCCAGAATTCTGTGGTCTACACCCCTCATAATGGCCGTATATATTGCATCTCTGGTTTCTTGAACAGTCTAAATGCAAATTCAAAATTGAATATGAGGGATGGAAGTAGTGTAACATATAAGCAGTACTATAAAGAGCG GTATGGCATCAATTTGCGTTGTGAAGAACAGTCATTACTTAAGGGGAGACACATTTTTCAAGCGCAGAATTGTCTCTTCTGGGGACGGctaagaaaagagaaag AAGAGCCAAGCAAAGCGATGGTTGAGCTGCCTCCAGAACTCTGTCAATTGATAATTGCTCCAATATCAATCAACACAGTGTACTCCTATTCATTTGCTCCATCGATTATCCACCGCCTTGAGTCATTGCTTATGGCTGCAAATTTGAAAAGGATGCATTTGGATCATTGTGTACAAAATGCTGTTATCCCGACTACCAAG GTGCTGGAAGCTCTTACAACTAAGCAGTGCCAAGAAGAATTTCATCTGGAATCTCTGGAAACTCTTGGTGACTCTTTCCTTAAATATGCGGTCAGTCAACATCTATTTAAGTCCTATGGAAATCATCATGAAGGCATGCTGAGTATCAAGAGGGAAAGAATAACTTCTAATGCTGCACTCTGCAAATTAGGCTGCGAATGCAATCTTCCG GGATTTATTCGCGACGAACAATTCGATCCAAAGAATTGGATTATTCCCGGATACAAATCTCAGTCTCTCTTAAACGAGGAGTTTGTTTTCGGAAGGAAGATGTATGTGGTGGGGAAAAGGAAGATTAAAATGAAGAGAGTGGCGGACGTGGTAGAGGCGTTGATTGGAGCATATGTTAGCACTGGGGGAGAAACAGCAGGTGTAATGTTTTTGGATTGGCTCGGTATAAAGGTGGACTTTGGGGTCTCACCATATGAAAGGGGAAGCAGCTTAAACGAGAGCCTTGTGAACATAAAGCAATTGGAGGCCCTTTTAGGGTACTCATTTAATGATCCTTCTCTGTTAGTAGAAGCACTGACGCATGGTTCTTTCATGCTTCCAGAAATTCCGAGGTGTTATCAG CGCTTGGAATATCTTGGTGACTCAGTTCTGGATTATCTAATCACGGTCCATCTTTACAGTACATACCCAAGGTTGTCACCGGGGTTAATAACTGATATGAGGTCTGCTTCCGTGAACAATGATTGTTATGCTCTCGCTGCAGTTAAGGTGGAATTGCACAAGCACCTTCTCCATGCCTCGCAGGCGCTGCATCGTGATATAGCCAACACCCTCGAGAACTCTGACAAGTTCGCATCGACAATTATGTATGGCTGGGAGTCTGAAACATCTTTTCCAAAG GTGCTTGGGGATATTATCGAGTCTCTTGCTGGTGCAATCCTGGTGGATTCGGGCTACAATAAACAGAAGGTGTTTGACAGTATTAGGCCTCTCCTGGAGCCACTGGTCACTCCCGAGACACTGCAGCTCCATCCAGTGAGGGAGCTGAACGAGATTTGCCAGAAGGAGAACTATACACTGAAGAAACCCACGGTGTCTCGGGACGACAACGGGATATCTGTAACAGTTGAGGTCGAGGCCGGTGGAAAAATATACAGGCACACTTCATGCGCTGACAAGAAGGAGACAGCCAAAAGAGTTGCCTCAAGAGCAGTCCTCAAGTCTCTTAAACAAGCTTCTGTGTGA